The genome window GACAAATACTTTATTCCTTGATCACTAATAACCTTATTTTGGGTATATTCCTCAAAAGCAGCATCAAATTGATCTTGATGAATATAAACTTGATATTTTTCGATTAGAATTTCAAGTAAATCGAGTTGTTGCAAAGTCAGTAAAGTAGTAAAGTCTAACAAAATATTTGATGAGGTAGCTGCTATACGAGCACCCTCCAATAATTCATTAATAGTTCCATTAACAATCCAAAGATGGTAATCTTTTTCACCCATTACATATGCCCAAGTTTCAAATGGACCTTTTTTTAATACGCTAATTAAAAAACTTAAAGGTAATTTTTGATCATTAATAAGAGTGAATACAATAGATGAGATACTACTTGTTTGTTTAAGTTCCTCTATTAAGGCATTAGAAATATTATCACCTTCAAAAACTTGTACCTTTTTAAAAATAGGTTCTTCATTTGGAAATTCTTTCTCAAATTGAACAAACATCTTTTGGTATTCTTCTATCCATTTTGGATCAGGATTTTTCACTAATTGACTAAGTTGCGATATGTGAATGAAGAAAAATTTCCAGACTTCCGGTTTATCTTTCCCTACTAAAAATGTTAGGTAAGCATATTCCATAGACTTCCTGTATTCCTTTGCGTTCAAATAAGCCAAACTAAGTAGTTGATACTCTTCAACTTTACCTGATTTTAAGACTCTAATTTCTACAGATGCTAAAATTTCAAGGCATTTCTTGGTTTTACCAAGACGGTATAAACAGTTAGCATAACTAATATGGTATTCAAGATTAGCAGTTTGTTGATATAGAGATAGGTAATTCTCTTTAGCTATATCATACCAACCAAGATTAAAATAGATAGTTGTAATTACATCCAAAATAAAAATTGATTGAAATGGTAAATTTTTATAGACTTTGAAAATATCTTCATATTCACCAAGGTTGTAGAGTGCATGAACATAACGCTGAACTAATAACTCATGCTGAATCCAATTTGGAATTGTTAAAATGATTTCTTTTAGCTTTTGATAATTTTCATCAGTACCTTTGTTTAAATAGGCTAGACTTAAAAAAACTTTTACTTCTATTAAGTCTGTTCCTTCTAATTTATCAAGGGTAGTTTCGAAATGTTTTATTACATTTTCCCAATCTTGTTGTTTCAATGAGTAGTAACCTTCTAAGGTACTTACTTTATGGTTATCTCCTTCTAGTTCTAAAGTGTTAATCAAATCTTTAATTTCATTATGTTTTAATAGTGAAAATAACGAATCAATATAGGAAAAGTAATATTTATTAGGTAGTGACGAGTCTTTACCTTTAAATTCATACTCATGATTTTTTAAAAGATTTATTGCATCATTTGCTCTTCCTACTCTAATATAGACATCTGCTAAGATAAGAATTTCGCTTTTTTCTAAATCATGCACAATATTCTTTTCTTCAATTAATTTTATAGTTTTTTGCCAATCTTCATCACATAAACTATTTAATAAAAGGTTTTTAAAGAAATGATTAGAATAATCCTTTTCTATATGGAACAAATCCTCAAATAACAACTTAGCTTCTGAATATTTGTTGCACCTATAATAAAGTACAGCTTTCAATTCTTTTATTCTATTAATGATACCAATATTTTCATCTACCCTTTGTTCAATCTTCTCTAACATTGGCATTATATCTTCAAAAATTTTATGTGGATAAGTAATTTTATTATTGATAATGTCATTTTCGAGTTTTAAAATTGATGATTCAGCCTTTATTAATAACCAATCAATATTCTCTGGTTGTTCTTCAGCTTTATTGTTAGCGATTTCTATAACTTTTTCATATTTTTTTGATGATAGCCAAATATTAGCTTTAAGCTCTTCATAATTACTATCAGGTTGATCTTCAATAATATTAATAGCTGTATCAAACTTTTTTTGTCCAATTAGTATATTAATTAGTATCTCTATATTTTTATTTGTTTTCCCTTCAATTTCGATTGCTTTATTAATATTACTTATAGCTTGATCGTAGTTATTTTCGAAAATATCTATTAAGGATCTTATTCTTTTCTCTCTATGTTCCTCTTCACAATTCGTTATAGCAGTATAAAGATATGGGATTGCCTCTTGATATTCCCTGCTTTCTATAAATGAGTTAGCTATTACAATGTTTAATTCTAATACTTCATTACGCCTAATATTAGGCCTTTTTAGTCTTTCTTTTGCCTTTTCACGTGCAGTTATCAAATTACCTTTTTTTATTAATTCATTTAAGTCATTATATTCAGTAGGAGTTATTACTTCTTTGAGGTATCTATTATTTTCTTCAGTATATTTAATACTTTCTTTGGATAGTTGTTCTAATGTAGTCTGTTTTTCGATTACTTCATTAAAACCTCTTTCTGTTATGTCTGTTAAAATATCAACCTTATTAAGTAATTCCAAAAACTCAGGGTCCCAATGTTT of Oceanobacillus zhaokaii contains these proteins:
- a CDS encoding tetratricopeptide repeat protein, with product MAEVSTFLKTIGGTFFSFLLPRIKNSKFFRDIKDKWVKDNYAQKTTLMFQAAVDDAKAALNLPNDLVLKLLEDPINRNEVFRWVLEGIPEKVDQSKLNLEPYIESYNQYQDLIRPFFELIALSINDYKDKHWDPEFLELLNKVDILTDITERGFNEVIEKQTTLEQLSKESIKYTEENNRYLKEVITPTEYNDLNELIKKGNLITAREKAKERLKRPNIRRNEVLELNIVIANSFIESREYQEAIPYLYTAITNCEEEHREKRIRSLIDIFENNYDQAISNINKAIEIEGKTNKNIEILINILIGQKKFDTAINIIEDQPDSNYEELKANIWLSSKKYEKVIEIANNKAEEQPENIDWLLIKAESSILKLENDIINNKITYPHKIFEDIMPMLEKIEQRVDENIGIINRIKELKAVLYYRCNKYSEAKLLFEDLFHIEKDYSNHFFKNLLLNSLCDEDWQKTIKLIEEKNIVHDLEKSEILILADVYIRVGRANDAINLLKNHEYEFKGKDSSLPNKYYFSYIDSLFSLLKHNEIKDLINTLELEGDNHKVSTLEGYYSLKQQDWENVIKHFETTLDKLEGTDLIEVKVFLSLAYLNKGTDENYQKLKEIILTIPNWIQHELLVQRYVHALYNLGEYEDIFKVYKNLPFQSIFILDVITTIYFNLGWYDIAKENYLSLYQQTANLEYHISYANCLYRLGKTKKCLEILASVEIRVLKSGKVEEYQLLSLAYLNAKEYRKSMEYAYLTFLVGKDKPEVWKFFFIHISQLSQLVKNPDPKWIEEYQKMFVQFEKEFPNEEPIFKKVQVFEGDNISNALIEELKQTSSISSIVFTLINDQKLPLSFLISVLKKGPFETWAYVMGEKDYHLWIVNGTINELLEGARIAATSSNILLDFTTLLTLQQLDLLEILIEKYQVYIHQDQFDAAFEEYTQNKVISDQGIKYLSYENGKIRFTEYSSDQVKESLKKQEDIIEWVNKNCKKVGNKIKNNNLNDSEKNKIPFLNNPLEICKDKSLAMLVDSVLIRDYATTYYEVKCFTSLDLINLLQAEKKIEFEKHTELLGKLIMMGHVLIPIRKELFIHYLKESNYRINSEVQLLIDYLKINFINENYLINLVADILSWIWIEEIPLNNRQIITDQLCTALCFNRKNAVIIPKLISVSKSKFHFLVEHQWKKLKDCVEDWLKVQIIS